One window of the Bacteroidota bacterium genome contains the following:
- a CDS encoding glycosyltransferase family 2 protein gives MANTGENPLVSVLTTVYNREKYIAAAIESILASTYENFELILVDDQSKDGSVEIIRKYEKMDARVHLFINEKNLGDYPNRMKAAGLAKGKYIKYVDADDMIYPTGLQVMVSMMEQFPEAGYGLFSLPQDKERLYPYLLTPEQAYQRHYFKERLFHKAPLSAIILKKAFDDIGGFTGKRFIGDFEFWHIISRKYPVVLGPQGVVWYREHEEQEMQVNRTDFTVPFKYLRCSEEMLQDPDCPLNNEDREKALRKVKWNEARYILGVGKNHSIRTARALKKESGMSFCEIVRRVSGKH, from the coding sequence ATGGCAAATACCGGGGAAAATCCGCTCGTTAGCGTACTCACCACGGTTTACAACCGTGAAAAGTATATTGCAGCTGCTATTGAAAGCATACTGGCATCGACATACGAAAATTTTGAGTTAATTCTTGTGGATGACCAGTCGAAAGACGGCTCTGTAGAGATCATTCGCAAGTATGAAAAGATGGATGCCCGCGTACATTTGTTTATCAACGAAAAGAACCTGGGCGACTATCCGAACCGGATGAAAGCAGCCGGCCTGGCCAAAGGGAAATACATCAAATATGTCGATGCCGACGACATGATCTATCCAACGGGCCTGCAGGTGATGGTATCCATGATGGAGCAGTTCCCGGAAGCCGGATACGGGTTGTTTTCCCTGCCCCAGGATAAAGAGAGGCTTTACCCTTATCTCCTGACACCGGAGCAGGCATACCAGAGACATTATTTCAAAGAGCGTCTCTTCCATAAAGCTCCATTATCGGCCATAATATTAAAAAAGGCCTTTGACGATATTGGGGGGTTTACAGGAAAACGCTTCATTGGTGACTTTGAATTCTGGCATATAATTTCCAGGAAATACCCGGTAGTTCTGGGTCCCCAGGGTGTAGTATGGTACAGGGAACATGAGGAACAGGAGATGCAGGTCAACCGTACCGATTTCACCGTGCCATTCAAATACCTGCGTTGCTCCGAAGAAATGCTTCAGGATCCCGATTGCCCGCTAAACAATGAAGACCGGGAAAAAGCCCTGAGGAAGGTAAAATGGAACGAAGCCAGGTACATCCTGGGTGTTGGAAAGAATCACTCCATCCGTACCGCCAGGGCATTGAAGAAAGAATCAGGAATGAGTTTCTGTGAGATCGTTCGCAGAGTTAGCGGCAAACACTGA
- a CDS encoding glycosyltransferase family 4 protein, whose translation MAEKIKLAIISTHPIQYNAPLFKLLSGSDLILPRVFYTWSQSMEKVEDKDFGKTIQWDIPLLDGYEYEFVENISNRPGTGHFSGMVNPGLIAAIRDWGAQALLVYGWNFKSHLKAMRYFKGRIPVFFRGDSTLLDETGGYKQKLRRIFLKWVYRHTDYAFYVGTNNKRYFEKHGIPPARLFFAPHSIDNNRFYDHNGDYREKAKVMRKEAGIPEDAILVAFTGKFQPKKDPLLLINAALHPDCRHLHFLFVGNGILEEQMRAASTGAGNIHFMGFRNQSEMPAVYYMADVICLPSRGPGETWGLVINEAMSCERAVVASSKTGCAIDLIENGKNGYIFEAGNAEELTAKLSGLRTHEITANMGAESRRIISSWSYEKTMEGFEKGILTAFGKI comes from the coding sequence ATGGCAGAAAAGATAAAACTGGCGATCATAAGTACGCATCCCATCCAATACAATGCGCCCCTGTTCAAGCTTCTGAGCGGATCAGACCTTATCCTGCCCAGGGTGTTCTACACCTGGAGCCAGAGCATGGAAAAGGTCGAGGATAAAGACTTTGGCAAGACCATACAATGGGATATCCCATTGCTGGATGGTTATGAATATGAATTTGTTGAGAATATCTCAAATCGTCCGGGTACCGGTCATTTCAGCGGGATGGTAAACCCGGGACTTATAGCGGCTATCCGCGACTGGGGGGCACAAGCCCTGTTGGTTTATGGCTGGAACTTCAAGAGCCACCTGAAGGCCATGCGCTATTTCAAAGGCCGTATCCCGGTGTTTTTCCGTGGCGACTCAACCCTGCTCGACGAAACCGGAGGCTATAAACAAAAACTTCGCAGGATATTTCTGAAATGGGTTTACCGGCATACGGATTATGCTTTTTACGTTGGCACAAACAATAAACGTTACTTTGAAAAGCATGGGATCCCTCCCGCCAGGCTGTTCTTTGCCCCGCATTCCATCGACAACAATCGGTTTTATGACCATAACGGAGATTACCGGGAAAAGGCCAAAGTTATGAGAAAAGAGGCCGGGATCCCGGAAGATGCCATCCTGGTGGCTTTTACCGGTAAGTTCCAGCCCAAAAAAGATCCACTCCTGCTGATCAACGCCGCCTTGCATCCTGATTGCAGGCACCTGCATTTTCTCTTTGTAGGAAACGGGATATTGGAGGAACAGATGAGAGCCGCCTCGACCGGAGCAGGAAACATACATTTCATGGGTTTCAGGAACCAAAGTGAAATGCCGGCGGTATATTACATGGCAGATGTCATCTGTTTGCCTTCACGAGGCCCTGGGGAGACCTGGGGACTGGTCATCAACGAAGCCATGTCGTGCGAACGGGCTGTCGTCGCCAGCAGTAAGACAGGTTGTGCCATCGACCTGATAGAAAATGGCAAAAATGGTTATATTTTTGAGGCAGGAAACGCCGAAGAACTGACCGCAAAACTATCCGGGCTCCGGACACATGAAATAACAGCCAACATGGGGGCTGAATCGCGCAGGATCATCAGTAGCTGGAGTTATGAAAAAACGATGGAAGGCTTTGAAAAAGGTATTCTGACGGCTTTTGGGAAAATCTGA
- a CDS encoding glycosyltransferase: MTGIARPLVSIIIPAYNSGSRIAETIGSCLEQTYPELEVIVVDDGSKDDTAAIAGGFVHDPRVKVITQENSGACAARNHGIRLSKGKYLQFLDADDLLSPNKIESQVVALEKEPGKLAMCTTVHFFDGQDPYQQPLPDESFFLYDTDDPASFLTRLWGGDGKTSMVQTSAWLTPRDITDRCGPWDESILLDQDGEYFARAVLLSKGLCFTKGVNYYRKYIYGRNVAGQSFKRKNLESALYALEKKSSYLLEKKDDAGVRKAIATQLFDIAINTWPQYPDLTRDILRKIKAQGQKPRMPVLGGKAIELIKKIFGWKVAKYVSYHYHKKLIHRKK; encoded by the coding sequence ATGACAGGAATCGCCCGTCCTCTGGTATCTATCATCATCCCTGCCTACAATTCAGGTTCCAGGATTGCCGAAACCATTGGCTCATGCCTGGAACAAACCTATCCCGAACTGGAAGTCATTGTGGTGGACGACGGTTCGAAGGATGACACGGCAGCGATAGCCGGGGGTTTCGTGCACGACCCCAGGGTAAAAGTGATAACCCAGGAAAACAGCGGAGCCTGTGCAGCACGCAACCACGGGATAAGGTTAAGCAAAGGGAAATATCTTCAATTCCTTGATGCCGATGATCTTTTAAGTCCTAACAAGATCGAATCCCAGGTCGTTGCTCTCGAAAAGGAACCCGGAAAGCTGGCCATGTGTACAACCGTGCATTTTTTCGATGGCCAGGATCCTTATCAGCAACCTCTTCCGGATGAATCATTTTTCCTTTACGACACCGATGATCCGGCTTCCTTTCTTACCCGGCTTTGGGGTGGGGATGGCAAGACTTCGATGGTGCAGACCAGTGCATGGCTCACACCAAGGGATATCACCGACCGTTGCGGGCCCTGGGATGAAAGCATCCTGCTCGACCAGGACGGGGAATATTTTGCACGGGCCGTTCTGTTAAGCAAAGGCTTATGTTTCACAAAAGGAGTGAACTATTACCGTAAATACATTTACGGGCGCAATGTGGCCGGACAATCCTTCAAAAGGAAAAACCTGGAAAGCGCACTGTATGCCCTGGAAAAGAAAAGCAGCTACCTCCTGGAAAAAAAGGACGACGCCGGTGTAAGAAAAGCTATTGCTACACAACTTTTCGACATCGCCATCAATACCTGGCCACAGTATCCCGACCTGACCCGCGATATCCTGAGAAAAATCAAAGCCCAGGGACAAAAACCCAGAATGCCCGTCCTCGGCGGCAAAGCAATTGAATTGATCAAAAAGATCTTTGGCTGGAAAGTGGCAAAATACGTTTCTTACCACTATCATAAAAAGCTTATTCACAGGAAAAAATAA
- a CDS encoding glycosyltransferase, with the protein MKKSSENSDVLISIVIPVKNGSSTLRSCLDGIFSQTLISSTEVIVIDSGSNDGTLEILETYPLKVHQIEPREFNHGSTRNLGVSLSKGRFVVMTVQDATPADDKWLETMLKHFDDTQVAGVCGQQIVRHDADKNPLQWFKPRGEADIICYRFEDPAVFERMPGKEQHSYCNWDDVNAMYRKEFLEKIPFHHISFGEDTLWARDALSAGYAIVYDYSARVYHYHHQNFRFYFKRTFIIHYQTYKFFNYIRFSGNVIKKLAVMSVRIRRLPMSRKEKCYWWRYNLNIIMARAWATWQFSLISRFQGMEGIEKALKRKVGLPPQGVQNKPKTL; encoded by the coding sequence ATGAAGAAATCATCAGAAAATAGTGATGTGCTGATAAGCATAGTGATCCCTGTGAAAAATGGCAGTTCCACTCTTCGTTCCTGCCTGGATGGGATCTTTTCTCAAACCCTGATCAGTTCCACGGAGGTGATTGTGATCGATTCCGGGTCAAACGACGGAACCCTGGAGATACTGGAGACATACCCCCTGAAGGTGCACCAGATCGAACCCCGGGAATTCAATCACGGCAGCACGCGTAACCTTGGGGTAAGTTTGTCGAAAGGCCGTTTTGTGGTTATGACCGTGCAGGACGCTACCCCTGCTGATGATAAATGGCTTGAGACCATGCTGAAGCATTTCGATGATACGCAGGTTGCCGGTGTGTGCGGACAGCAGATTGTCAGGCATGATGCGGATAAAAACCCCCTTCAGTGGTTCAAACCGCGGGGTGAAGCCGACATAATATGTTACCGCTTTGAAGATCCTGCCGTATTTGAGCGTATGCCAGGAAAAGAACAACACAGTTACTGCAACTGGGACGATGTGAACGCCATGTATCGCAAAGAGTTCCTGGAAAAAATACCATTTCATCATATCTCTTTCGGCGAGGATACCCTTTGGGCCCGCGATGCATTATCGGCAGGATATGCTATTGTGTATGACTACTCAGCCAGGGTATATCATTATCATCACCAGAATTTCCGTTTCTACTTTAAAAGGACTTTTATCATTCATTATCAGACATATAAATTTTTTAATTACATCCGTTTTTCAGGAAATGTGATCAAAAAGCTGGCGGTGATGAGTGTGCGTATCCGAAGGCTGCCCATGAGCCGAAAGGAAAAATGTTACTGGTGGAGATATAATCTGAACATCATCATGGCCAGGGCCTGGGCAACATGGCAATTCTCTTTGATCAGTCGTTTCCAGGGGATGGAAGGTATCGAAAAAGCATTAAAAAGAAAGGTGGGCTTACCCCCACAGGGAGTACAAAACAAACCAAAAACCTTATAA
- a CDS encoding glycosyltransferase: MKHICILTQSHLCRNPRVVKEANALHRAGYRVTILTTFTNEAQRLEDLTLIDEGIELRGVENIIPGQTGKWHNMKTRMVRRIASEMISRLKWENVESLGYGFHRNLRAAVAQKADLYTCHQEMATVIGCKLLKKGFRVAFDLEDWYSHDLLPSANRYRPLKLLSAHEKYALNHSPLVYTTSESMARGMQEFYGGKQAEVLYNVFPWAEREWLDGKYLDRINRDKPSIHWYSQTIGPGRGLEFLVGALNKVKTPVDLHLRGNCRPDYENKLRSILPAGKEHGLFIHPLVPHKELLSRIAEHDIGLALEEYTPDSRNLTITNKILQYLLAGLPVIASDTAGQQEVARLAPESVFLFGNKDENELAHNITLLLEDRGKLERSRKMALEYAKQTFCWEVQEKKLTGWIEKLI, from the coding sequence ATGAAACACATCTGCATACTCACACAAAGCCATCTCTGTCGTAACCCACGGGTTGTAAAAGAAGCCAATGCCTTGCACCGAGCGGGGTACAGGGTTACCATTCTCACTACCTTCACCAATGAGGCACAGCGCCTGGAAGATCTTACCCTGATTGATGAAGGCATCGAATTGAGAGGGGTTGAAAATATCATCCCCGGGCAGACCGGAAAGTGGCACAACATGAAAACCCGGATGGTCAGAAGGATAGCATCGGAGATGATCAGCAGGTTGAAATGGGAGAATGTGGAATCACTGGGATATGGCTTTCACAGGAATCTGCGCGCGGCTGTTGCTCAGAAGGCAGATCTTTACACCTGTCATCAGGAGATGGCCACCGTGATCGGATGTAAGCTGCTGAAAAAAGGCTTCAGGGTTGCATTTGACCTGGAAGACTGGTATTCGCACGACCTGCTGCCTTCGGCCAACCGCTACCGTCCACTGAAACTTCTTTCTGCTCACGAAAAATATGCATTGAACCATTCCCCCCTGGTTTACACAACATCTGAAAGCATGGCCAGAGGTATGCAGGAGTTTTACGGTGGGAAACAAGCTGAGGTCCTGTATAACGTATTTCCCTGGGCAGAAAGAGAATGGCTGGATGGGAAGTATCTTGATCGCATCAATCGCGATAAGCCGTCTATCCACTGGTATTCGCAAACCATTGGGCCCGGCAGGGGGCTGGAGTTCCTGGTTGGGGCACTCAATAAGGTAAAAACCCCGGTCGACCTGCATCTGAGAGGCAACTGCCGTCCCGATTATGAAAACAAACTCAGAAGTATCCTGCCCGCCGGCAAAGAGCATGGATTGTTTATCCACCCCCTGGTTCCACACAAGGAATTACTATCCAGGATTGCCGAGCATGATATTGGCCTTGCCCTGGAAGAATACACACCCGACAGCCGCAACCTGACCATCACCAATAAGATCTTACAATACCTCCTGGCCGGATTGCCTGTGATCGCATCCGATACAGCCGGTCAGCAGGAAGTGGCACGGTTGGCGCCTGAAAGCGTTTTCCTGTTTGGTAACAAGGATGAGAACGAACTGGCACACAACATAACACTGTTGCTGGAAGACCGCGGCAAGCTGGAGCGTTCAAGGAAAATGGCGCTTGAATACGCGAAACAGACTTTTTGCTGGGAAGTACAGGAGAAAAAGCTTACAGGATGGATAGAGAAACTGATTTAA
- a CDS encoding glycosyltransferase produces MKELLIISPNFPPINAADMHRVRQSLPYFREMGWNPTVIAVEPQYVEMGQDPWLLETIPDDIEIYRIPAFNTRWTRKFGLGNLGYRSLWYYRKLVKKLMKKKQFDLVYFSTTAFPVMTLGPCWQKKYGIPFIIDMQDPWRNDYYLTVPKDKRPPKFRIAYPMAKYLEAKTMVKVNGIISVSDGYPKTLMERYQNITQEMCTVIPFGGASIDFDVLDKLALENKLFKKDDGNIHTVYIGRGGHDMYFALKSAFLAVKEGLDRNPELYKRIRMYFIGTSYALDGKGIKTIEPIAGEVGIPNLVQEITDRLPYFEAMNVLREADMVFIPGSTDAQYTASKLYPYILSKRPLLAVFDGSSSVVEILGRTRAGECVTFTAGDTPEKVSRDVLEALNHILEKLPFTPDTNWKEFEPYSAREMTRRQVEFFEKTLTAWQKR; encoded by the coding sequence ATGAAGGAATTACTGATCATCTCACCCAACTTCCCTCCCATTAACGCAGCCGATATGCACCGGGTAAGGCAATCCCTTCCGTATTTCCGGGAAATGGGATGGAACCCCACGGTCATAGCCGTTGAACCACAGTACGTTGAAATGGGCCAGGATCCATGGTTGCTGGAGACCATCCCCGATGATATTGAGATATATCGCATCCCGGCTTTCAATACCCGGTGGACAAGGAAATTCGGGTTGGGAAACCTTGGGTACCGTTCCCTTTGGTACTACAGGAAGCTGGTAAAAAAGCTGATGAAAAAGAAACAATTCGACCTTGTTTATTTCAGTACGACTGCTTTTCCGGTGATGACACTTGGTCCATGCTGGCAAAAAAAATATGGCATCCCATTTATCATCGACATGCAGGATCCCTGGCGCAACGATTATTACCTTACGGTTCCGAAAGACAAAAGACCGCCCAAGTTCCGGATTGCTTATCCTATGGCAAAATACCTGGAAGCCAAAACCATGGTAAAGGTGAACGGTATCATTTCCGTCTCCGATGGGTATCCGAAAACGCTGATGGAACGCTATCAGAACATTACGCAGGAAATGTGTACCGTAATCCCTTTCGGCGGAGCATCCATCGACTTCGATGTCCTTGATAAGCTTGCACTGGAAAACAAACTGTTTAAAAAAGACGACGGGAACATCCATACGGTTTACATAGGAAGGGGGGGGCACGATATGTATTTTGCCCTGAAATCTGCATTTCTGGCAGTTAAAGAGGGCCTTGACCGCAATCCTGAACTCTACAAACGGATCAGGATGTATTTCATAGGGACCAGTTATGCCCTTGATGGCAAAGGAATAAAAACCATTGAACCCATTGCCGGGGAGGTAGGTATCCCAAACCTGGTGCAGGAGATAACCGACCGTCTGCCTTATTTTGAAGCCATGAATGTGCTAAGGGAAGCCGACATGGTTTTCATACCCGGTTCGACCGATGCACAATACACAGCTTCCAAGCTCTACCCGTATATCCTGAGTAAAAGACCGCTGCTGGCAGTCTTCGACGGCAGCAGTTCGGTTGTTGAGATACTTGGCAGGACCCGTGCCGGTGAGTGTGTGACCTTCACCGCAGGAGATACTCCGGAAAAAGTAAGCAGGGATGTTCTCGAGGCGCTAAACCATATCCTGGAGAAACTGCCCTTTACGCCTGACACCAACTGGAAGGAGTTCGAGCCTTATTCGGCGAGGGAGATGACACGCAGACAGGTTGAATTCTTTGAAAAAACCTTAACAGCATGGCAGAAAAGATAA